One Anolis carolinensis isolate JA03-04 chromosome 5, rAnoCar3.1.pri, whole genome shotgun sequence DNA segment encodes these proteins:
- the dcp1b gene encoding mRNA-decapping enzyme 1B isoform X1, producing MAAGAAAGAVLPGAAPLGKGLDISLAALQRHDPYISSIVDVASQVALYTFGHRASEWEKTDVEGTLFVYTRTASPKYGFTIMNRLSMENRTEPITKDLDFQLQDPFLLYRNARLSIYGIWFYDKEECQRIAELMKNLTQQEQLKAQQGTIMGISPVSLNSGDSKEVDILRMLTKAKDEYTKCKTCSEPKQITSSSAIYNNPNLIKPIPVKPSETPHQCASQQNQVCKTDPEPHHLSLTTLFGKLEKSSACQDVPDLSQKLPPRQRVVRSLSYEEPGRHSPSTEKQLCPAIQKLMVRGGAELHPVSELPESRLCENGGKVFTGLFQPVAPHGVGAASHLVHNAATTQSLLQQLQGQPGQVAKMEASNSVPPCPPASLFSRTAPASSVPQVKSTTQAPMLYFNGSLPGQTLGSPPALGKEQSKLPKQPLPLSGNPPGSSGVISPQELLKKLQIVQQEQQLHVSSRPTLAAKFPVVTQSGPSLKPLDSWIDKASNTEKQLPLFQQVISPQRIPATVAPSLLMSPMVFSQSGPAPPKPNESGWLPVVNHETIPGSANLLLPLQNPEPPAGNLSPLTKLQLQETLLHLIRNDDNFLNIIYDAYVAKSRREDSKKPL from the exons GAAAAAACTGATGTGGAAGGAACACTGTTTGTTTACACAAG AACAGCTTCACCGAAGTATGGATTCACCATTATGAACAGACTGAGCATGGAAAACCGGACCGAACCCATAACTAAAGACCTGGACTTCCAGCTACAAGACCCTTTCCTTCTATATAGAAATGCCAGAT TGTCCATTTATGGAATTTGGTTTTACGATAAAGAAGAATGCCAAAGAATTGCCGAGCTCATGAAAAA TTTAACTCAGCAAGAACAGCTGAAAGCACAGCAGGGAACCATCATGGGAATTTCTCCAGTAAGCCTGAATTCAGGTGATAGCAAAGAAGTGGATATCCTGCGGATGCTCACTAAAGCCAAAGACGAATATACCAAG TGCAAGACGTGTTCAGAACCCAAGCAAATCACCAGCTCTTCTGcaatatacaacaaccccaacttgATAAAACCGATACCAGTGAAGCCCAGTGAAACTCCTCACCAATGTGCATCCCAGCAGAACCAGGTTTGC AAAACGGATCCGGAACCGCATCATTTGTCCCTGACAACACTCTTTGGGAAACTGGAAAAATCTAGTGCATGCCAAGATGTCCCAGACTTGTCACAGAAGCTTCCTCCCAGACAGAGAGTTGTCCGTTCCTTGTCCTACGAGGAGCCGGGCAGGCATTCACCCTCCACGGAGAAGCAGCTTTGCCCGGCCATTCAGAAACTCATGGTGCGCGGTGGGGCCGAGCTGCACCCGGTCTCAGAACTCCCTGAGAGCCGACTCTGTGAGAACGGCGGCAAGGTTTTCACTGGACTCTTCCAGCCCGTGGCTCCTCATGGTGTCGGTGCAGCATCTCATCTGGTCCACAATGCAGCCACCACACAGAGCTTGCTGCAGCAACTGCAGGGTCAGCCAGGGCAGGTGGCTAAAATGGAGGCCAGCAACTCTGTACCACCATGTCCGCCTGCATCACTCTTCAGCCGGACTGCTCCTGCGTCCTCAGTCCCCCAAGTCAAGAGTACAACCCAGGCACCTATGTTATATTTCAATGGTTCCCTCCCAGGTCAGACATTGGGGTCTCCTCCAGCCCTTGGAAAGGAACAGTCAAAACTTCCTAAGCAGCCTCTTCCTCTCTCCGGAAACCCACCAGGAAGTTCTGGAGTAATTTCCCCACAAGAGTTGCTTAAAAAACTCCAAATAGTGCAGCAGGAGCAACAGTTACATGTCTCCAGTCGACCAACCTTGGCAGCTAAGTTTCCTGTGGTTACCCAAAGCGGCCCCTCTCTGAAACCTTTGGATTCCTGGATCGACAAAGCTTCAAACACCGAAAAGCAGCTTCCTCTTTTTCAG CAGGTCATCTCACCGCAGCGGATCCCTGCAACCGTAGCTCCTTCGCTCCTAATGTCCCCAATGGTCTTCAGCCAGTCAGGCCCGGCTCCACCAAAACCAAATGAAAGCGGCTGGCTGCCAGTTGTGAACCACGAAACCATTCCCGGTTCAGCAAACCTTCTTCTGCCTCTGCAGAACCCAGAACCTCCGGCTGGAAACCTAAGTCCACTGACAAAGCTGCAGCTACAGGAAACGCTTCTTCATCTGATTCGG AATGACGACAATTTCCTAAACATCATCTATGACGCTTACGTTGCCAAATCGAGAAGAGAAGACTCGAAAAAACCTCTGTGA
- the dcp1b gene encoding mRNA-decapping enzyme 1B isoform X2, whose translation MAAGAAAGAVLPGAAPLGKGLDISLAALQRHDPYISSIVDVASQVALYTFGHRASEWEKTDVEGTLFVYTRTASPKYGFTIMNRLSMENRTEPITKDLDFQLQDPFLLYRNARLSIYGIWFYDKEECQRIAELMKNLTQQEQLKAQQGTIMGISPVSLNSGDSKEVDILRMLTKAKDEYTKCKTCSEPKQITSSSAIYNNPNLIKPIPVKPSETPHQCASQQNQVCKTDPEPHHLSLTTLFGKLEKSSACQDVPDLSQKLPPRQRVVRSLSYEEPGRHSPSTEKQLCPAIQKLMVRGGAELHPVSELPESRLCENGGKVFTGLFQPVAPHGVGAASHLVHNAATTQSLLQQLQGQPGQVAKMEASNSVPPCPPASLFSRTAPASSVPQVKSTTQAPMLYFNGSLPGQTLGSPPALGKEQSKLPKQPLPLSGNPPGSSGVISPQELLKKLQIVQQEQQLHVSSRPTLAAKFPVVTQSGPSLKPLDSWIDKASNTEKQLPLFQVISPQRIPATVAPSLLMSPMVFSQSGPAPPKPNESGWLPVVNHETIPGSANLLLPLQNPEPPAGNLSPLTKLQLQETLLHLIRNDDNFLNIIYDAYVAKSRREDSKKPL comes from the exons GAAAAAACTGATGTGGAAGGAACACTGTTTGTTTACACAAG AACAGCTTCACCGAAGTATGGATTCACCATTATGAACAGACTGAGCATGGAAAACCGGACCGAACCCATAACTAAAGACCTGGACTTCCAGCTACAAGACCCTTTCCTTCTATATAGAAATGCCAGAT TGTCCATTTATGGAATTTGGTTTTACGATAAAGAAGAATGCCAAAGAATTGCCGAGCTCATGAAAAA TTTAACTCAGCAAGAACAGCTGAAAGCACAGCAGGGAACCATCATGGGAATTTCTCCAGTAAGCCTGAATTCAGGTGATAGCAAAGAAGTGGATATCCTGCGGATGCTCACTAAAGCCAAAGACGAATATACCAAG TGCAAGACGTGTTCAGAACCCAAGCAAATCACCAGCTCTTCTGcaatatacaacaaccccaacttgATAAAACCGATACCAGTGAAGCCCAGTGAAACTCCTCACCAATGTGCATCCCAGCAGAACCAGGTTTGC AAAACGGATCCGGAACCGCATCATTTGTCCCTGACAACACTCTTTGGGAAACTGGAAAAATCTAGTGCATGCCAAGATGTCCCAGACTTGTCACAGAAGCTTCCTCCCAGACAGAGAGTTGTCCGTTCCTTGTCCTACGAGGAGCCGGGCAGGCATTCACCCTCCACGGAGAAGCAGCTTTGCCCGGCCATTCAGAAACTCATGGTGCGCGGTGGGGCCGAGCTGCACCCGGTCTCAGAACTCCCTGAGAGCCGACTCTGTGAGAACGGCGGCAAGGTTTTCACTGGACTCTTCCAGCCCGTGGCTCCTCATGGTGTCGGTGCAGCATCTCATCTGGTCCACAATGCAGCCACCACACAGAGCTTGCTGCAGCAACTGCAGGGTCAGCCAGGGCAGGTGGCTAAAATGGAGGCCAGCAACTCTGTACCACCATGTCCGCCTGCATCACTCTTCAGCCGGACTGCTCCTGCGTCCTCAGTCCCCCAAGTCAAGAGTACAACCCAGGCACCTATGTTATATTTCAATGGTTCCCTCCCAGGTCAGACATTGGGGTCTCCTCCAGCCCTTGGAAAGGAACAGTCAAAACTTCCTAAGCAGCCTCTTCCTCTCTCCGGAAACCCACCAGGAAGTTCTGGAGTAATTTCCCCACAAGAGTTGCTTAAAAAACTCCAAATAGTGCAGCAGGAGCAACAGTTACATGTCTCCAGTCGACCAACCTTGGCAGCTAAGTTTCCTGTGGTTACCCAAAGCGGCCCCTCTCTGAAACCTTTGGATTCCTGGATCGACAAAGCTTCAAACACCGAAAAGCAGCTTCCTCTTTTTCAG GTCATCTCACCGCAGCGGATCCCTGCAACCGTAGCTCCTTCGCTCCTAATGTCCCCAATGGTCTTCAGCCAGTCAGGCCCGGCTCCACCAAAACCAAATGAAAGCGGCTGGCTGCCAGTTGTGAACCACGAAACCATTCCCGGTTCAGCAAACCTTCTTCTGCCTCTGCAGAACCCAGAACCTCCGGCTGGAAACCTAAGTCCACTGACAAAGCTGCAGCTACAGGAAACGCTTCTTCATCTGATTCGG AATGACGACAATTTCCTAAACATCATCTATGACGCTTACGTTGCCAAATCGAGAAGAGAAGACTCGAAAAAACCTCTGTGA
- the dcp1b gene encoding mRNA-decapping enzyme 1B isoform X3 produces the protein MWKEHCLFTQASPKYGFTIMNRLSMENRTEPITKDLDFQLQDPFLLYRNARLSIYGIWFYDKEECQRIAELMKNLTQQEQLKAQQGTIMGISPVSLNSGDSKEVDILRMLTKAKDEYTKCKTCSEPKQITSSSAIYNNPNLIKPIPVKPSETPHQCASQQNQVCKTDPEPHHLSLTTLFGKLEKSSACQDVPDLSQKLPPRQRVVRSLSYEEPGRHSPSTEKQLCPAIQKLMVRGGAELHPVSELPESRLCENGGKVFTGLFQPVAPHGVGAASHLVHNAATTQSLLQQLQGQPGQVAKMEASNSVPPCPPASLFSRTAPASSVPQVKSTTQAPMLYFNGSLPGQTLGSPPALGKEQSKLPKQPLPLSGNPPGSSGVISPQELLKKLQIVQQEQQLHVSSRPTLAAKFPVVTQSGPSLKPLDSWIDKASNTEKQLPLFQQVISPQRIPATVAPSLLMSPMVFSQSGPAPPKPNESGWLPVVNHETIPGSANLLLPLQNPEPPAGNLSPLTKLQLQETLLHLIRNDDNFLNIIYDAYVAKSRREDSKKPL, from the exons ATGTGGAAGGAACACTGTTTGTTTACACAAG CTTCACCGAAGTATGGATTCACCATTATGAACAGACTGAGCATGGAAAACCGGACCGAACCCATAACTAAAGACCTGGACTTCCAGCTACAAGACCCTTTCCTTCTATATAGAAATGCCAGAT TGTCCATTTATGGAATTTGGTTTTACGATAAAGAAGAATGCCAAAGAATTGCCGAGCTCATGAAAAA TTTAACTCAGCAAGAACAGCTGAAAGCACAGCAGGGAACCATCATGGGAATTTCTCCAGTAAGCCTGAATTCAGGTGATAGCAAAGAAGTGGATATCCTGCGGATGCTCACTAAAGCCAAAGACGAATATACCAAG TGCAAGACGTGTTCAGAACCCAAGCAAATCACCAGCTCTTCTGcaatatacaacaaccccaacttgATAAAACCGATACCAGTGAAGCCCAGTGAAACTCCTCACCAATGTGCATCCCAGCAGAACCAGGTTTGC AAAACGGATCCGGAACCGCATCATTTGTCCCTGACAACACTCTTTGGGAAACTGGAAAAATCTAGTGCATGCCAAGATGTCCCAGACTTGTCACAGAAGCTTCCTCCCAGACAGAGAGTTGTCCGTTCCTTGTCCTACGAGGAGCCGGGCAGGCATTCACCCTCCACGGAGAAGCAGCTTTGCCCGGCCATTCAGAAACTCATGGTGCGCGGTGGGGCCGAGCTGCACCCGGTCTCAGAACTCCCTGAGAGCCGACTCTGTGAGAACGGCGGCAAGGTTTTCACTGGACTCTTCCAGCCCGTGGCTCCTCATGGTGTCGGTGCAGCATCTCATCTGGTCCACAATGCAGCCACCACACAGAGCTTGCTGCAGCAACTGCAGGGTCAGCCAGGGCAGGTGGCTAAAATGGAGGCCAGCAACTCTGTACCACCATGTCCGCCTGCATCACTCTTCAGCCGGACTGCTCCTGCGTCCTCAGTCCCCCAAGTCAAGAGTACAACCCAGGCACCTATGTTATATTTCAATGGTTCCCTCCCAGGTCAGACATTGGGGTCTCCTCCAGCCCTTGGAAAGGAACAGTCAAAACTTCCTAAGCAGCCTCTTCCTCTCTCCGGAAACCCACCAGGAAGTTCTGGAGTAATTTCCCCACAAGAGTTGCTTAAAAAACTCCAAATAGTGCAGCAGGAGCAACAGTTACATGTCTCCAGTCGACCAACCTTGGCAGCTAAGTTTCCTGTGGTTACCCAAAGCGGCCCCTCTCTGAAACCTTTGGATTCCTGGATCGACAAAGCTTCAAACACCGAAAAGCAGCTTCCTCTTTTTCAG CAGGTCATCTCACCGCAGCGGATCCCTGCAACCGTAGCTCCTTCGCTCCTAATGTCCCCAATGGTCTTCAGCCAGTCAGGCCCGGCTCCACCAAAACCAAATGAAAGCGGCTGGCTGCCAGTTGTGAACCACGAAACCATTCCCGGTTCAGCAAACCTTCTTCTGCCTCTGCAGAACCCAGAACCTCCGGCTGGAAACCTAAGTCCACTGACAAAGCTGCAGCTACAGGAAACGCTTCTTCATCTGATTCGG AATGACGACAATTTCCTAAACATCATCTATGACGCTTACGTTGCCAAATCGAGAAGAGAAGACTCGAAAAAACCTCTGTGA